One stretch of Equus caballus isolate H_3958 breed thoroughbred chromosome 24, TB-T2T, whole genome shotgun sequence DNA includes these proteins:
- the COX16 gene encoding cytochrome c oxidase assembly protein COX16 homolog, mitochondrial isoform X1, producing the protein MDRLLSPGGGLSGENHARRGQERELLIVGGSFGLREFSQIRYDAVKIKIDPELEKKLKMNKISLESEYEKIKDSAFDDWKNIRGPRPWEDPDFLQGRNPEILKTKTT; encoded by the exons ATGGATCGATTGCTTTCGCCTGGCGGAGGCCTATCAGGAGAGAACCATGCACGAAGAGGTCAAGAAAGGGAG TTGCTGATTGTTGGAGGTTCCTTTGGTCTTCGTGAGTTTTCACAAATCCGTTAtgatgctgtgaagattaaa ATTGAtcctgaattagaaaaaaaactgaaaatgaataaaatatcgtTGGAATCAGAGTATGAG AAAATAAAGGACTCTGCTTTTGATGACTGGAAGAATATTCGAGGACCCAGGCCTTGGGAAGATCCTGACTTCCTCCAAGGACGAAATCCAGAAATCCTTAAGACTAAGACAACTTGA
- the COX16 gene encoding cytochrome c oxidase assembly protein COX16 homolog, mitochondrial isoform X2, translated as MFPHAVMRALRKNKTLRYGVPMLLLIVGGSFGLREFSQIRYDAVKIKIDPELEKKLKMNKISLESEYEKIKDSAFDDWKNIRGPRPWEDPDFLQGRNPEILKTKTT; from the exons ATGTTTCCACACGCGGTGATGCGCGCCCTGCGCAAGAACAAGACCCTTCGCTACGGAGTACCCATGTTG TTGCTGATTGTTGGAGGTTCCTTTGGTCTTCGTGAGTTTTCACAAATCCGTTAtgatgctgtgaagattaaa ATTGAtcctgaattagaaaaaaaactgaaaatgaataaaatatcgtTGGAATCAGAGTATGAG AAAATAAAGGACTCTGCTTTTGATGACTGGAAGAATATTCGAGGACCCAGGCCTTGGGAAGATCCTGACTTCCTCCAAGGACGAAATCCAGAAATCCTTAAGACTAAGACAACTTGA